The following proteins come from a genomic window of Pseudomonas syringae:
- a CDS encoding aspartate transaminase: MTASRIAARVLRIKPSPSSAAADRANELRRAGKSIINLVVGEPDFDTPAHIRQAACAAIENGETRYTLNAGTAALREAIAAKLQRENGLTYAPGQIVVTSGAKAAIFNAFAATLGVDDEVLIPAPYWVSYPDMVLACDGRPVTLACPEENQFKLTAAQLRNAITPRTRWLLLNSPSNPTGATYSAAEWRALADVLLDYPDVLVMTDDIYEHIRYDDTPLSHLLTVEPALRERVLIINGVSKTYAMTGWRIGYAAGPADIISAMATLQSQSTSNACSVSQAAAVAALNGDQSFVDESVKVYKQRRDRCLALINAIDGLSCIKPEGAFYLYVNCGALIGKRTPSGALLEADTDVVLYLLESQGVAVVAGTAYGLAPFFRMSTATAIETLESGCARIATAVAALR, translated from the coding sequence GTGACCGCATCTCGCATCGCTGCCCGCGTGCTCCGCATCAAACCATCGCCAAGCAGTGCTGCTGCCGACCGGGCCAATGAACTGCGGCGCGCTGGCAAGTCGATCATCAATCTGGTGGTCGGCGAGCCGGACTTCGACACGCCTGCGCACATTCGTCAGGCAGCTTGCGCCGCCATCGAGAACGGTGAAACGCGCTACACACTCAACGCTGGCACCGCAGCGCTGCGCGAGGCTATTGCAGCCAAACTGCAGCGCGAAAACGGCCTGACCTACGCGCCCGGCCAGATCGTGGTCACCAGCGGTGCGAAGGCTGCCATCTTCAATGCTTTCGCGGCGACATTGGGTGTCGACGATGAAGTACTGATTCCTGCGCCTTACTGGGTGTCGTACCCGGACATGGTGCTGGCGTGCGACGGTCGCCCTGTCACCCTGGCATGCCCGGAAGAAAACCAGTTCAAGCTGACTGCCGCGCAACTGCGCAATGCGATCACTCCGCGCACCCGCTGGCTGCTGCTCAACTCGCCGAGCAACCCGACCGGCGCGACCTACAGCGCAGCCGAATGGCGCGCGCTGGCCGACGTACTGCTCGACTACCCGGACGTGCTGGTCATGACCGATGACATCTACGAGCACATCCGCTACGACGACACACCGCTCAGCCACCTGCTCACTGTCGAGCCCGCGTTGCGCGAACGCGTGCTGATCATCAACGGCGTCTCCAAGACCTACGCCATGACCGGCTGGCGTATCGGCTACGCTGCTGGCCCCGCAGATATCATCAGTGCGATGGCAACCCTGCAATCGCAATCCACCAGCAACGCCTGCTCCGTGAGCCAGGCCGCTGCAGTGGCAGCACTCAACGGTGATCAGTCATTTGTCGACGAAAGCGTCAAGGTCTACAAGCAGCGTCGCGATCGCTGCCTGGCGCTGATCAATGCGATTGACGGCCTGAGCTGCATCAAGCCGGAAGGCGCGTTCTATCTGTACGTCAATTGCGGCGCGCTGATCGGCAAGCGCACGCCATCGGGCGCATTGCTGGAGGCCGACACCGACGTGGTCCTGTACCTGCTGGAAAGTCAGGGCGTCGCCGTTGTAGCGGGCACCGCGTATGGCCTGGCGCCGTTTTTCAGAATGTCGACCGCGACCGCCATCGAGACCCTTGAAAGCGGCTGTGCGCGCATTGCGACCGCTGTCGCTGCGTTGCGCTGA
- a CDS encoding MFS transporter: protein MTTPSHPALTFKQALLAMLGISLVLMLSALDQTVIGNALPSIVSELNGFELYAWVATGYLLASIVTIPIFGRLGDFYGRKPFVLAATVIFTLASLVCALADSMLTLVIGRAMQGIGGGMLIGTAFACVPELFPDTRQRLRWQVLLSAMFSVVNAIGPGLGGYLTGEFGWRSVFWLNLPLGMIALFFAWRFLPWYRPQPAGPIRLDWIGAVLIVLSLGSLQLFVEWLGQRPLAISLLCGAVTVIALTGLWFQERRCAFALLPAGLFANRSIRLLFITSLLAGAIMFTLLFYLPLLLQGSYGYSPQDAGLLLTPLALSITLGAIVNSRIMTRLSNPNLLPTAGFIALSIACAALAMVGLQAGFSTLLLLILLAGLGLGFILLNLTVFTQTLAERQYLGIATALTQSLRLVGGLLGTAAIGVLVKWLYLANLHSALASAGQLQAMPHLVDPQVLLQHLPVSNDATLLLARTALAHAVGTALLLCAGLGVVALFTLYRLPRVTLYQASTAAPHPVEQHLPDK from the coding sequence ATGACGACGCCGAGCCATCCAGCCCTGACCTTCAAACAGGCCCTGCTGGCCATGCTCGGCATTTCACTGGTGCTGATGCTCTCGGCACTCGACCAGACCGTGATCGGCAACGCGCTGCCCAGCATCGTCTCGGAACTCAACGGTTTCGAGCTGTACGCCTGGGTCGCTACCGGTTATCTGCTGGCCTCCATTGTGACCATCCCGATCTTCGGCCGGCTGGGCGACTTCTATGGGCGCAAACCCTTCGTGCTTGCAGCCACAGTGATATTTACCCTGGCCTCGCTGGTCTGCGCGCTGGCAGACAGCATGCTGACGCTGGTGATCGGCCGCGCCATGCAAGGCATTGGTGGCGGAATGCTGATCGGTACGGCGTTCGCCTGCGTGCCGGAACTGTTTCCCGACACCCGTCAGCGGCTGCGCTGGCAGGTGCTGCTCAGCGCCATGTTCAGCGTGGTCAATGCCATCGGCCCGGGGCTGGGCGGTTATCTGACAGGCGAGTTTGGCTGGCGCTCGGTGTTCTGGCTGAATCTGCCATTGGGCATGATCGCCCTGTTCTTTGCCTGGCGTTTTCTGCCGTGGTATCGCCCGCAGCCTGCGGGGCCGATCCGTCTGGACTGGATCGGTGCGGTATTGATCGTCCTGAGCCTGGGCAGCCTGCAACTGTTCGTCGAATGGCTCGGTCAGCGTCCCTTGGCAATCAGCCTGCTGTGCGGCGCGGTCACGGTTATCGCCTTGACGGGCCTCTGGTTCCAGGAACGCCGTTGCGCGTTTGCGTTGCTGCCCGCCGGGCTGTTTGCCAACCGCAGCATCCGCCTGCTGTTCATCACGTCGCTGCTGGCCGGCGCGATCATGTTTACCTTGCTGTTCTACCTGCCACTGTTGTTGCAGGGCAGTTACGGCTACTCGCCGCAAGACGCTGGCCTGCTGCTGACACCGCTGGCCCTGAGTATCACCCTGGGCGCGATCGTCAATAGCCGGATCATGACGCGGCTGAGCAATCCAAATCTGCTGCCGACCGCCGGTTTCATCGCCCTGTCCATTGCCTGCGCGGCACTGGCGATGGTCGGACTGCAGGCCGGTTTCTCGACCCTGTTGTTGCTCATTCTGCTGGCGGGCCTGGGGCTGGGCTTCATTCTGCTCAATCTTACCGTGTTCACCCAGACCCTTGCCGAGCGCCAGTACCTCGGCATCGCCACGGCGCTGACCCAATCTTTACGACTGGTCGGCGGATTGCTCGGCACGGCGGCCATCGGCGTGCTGGTCAAATGGCTGTACCTGGCCAACCTGCACAGTGCCCTGGCCTCGGCGGGCCAGCTACAGGCCATGCCGCACCTGGTTGACCCTCAGGTGCTGTTGCAGCACCTGCCTGTGAGTAACGATGCCACCTTGCTGTTGGCCCGCACCGCCCTCGCTCACGCAGTCGGCACCGCGCTGTTGCTCTGCGCCGGGCTTGGCGTCGTGGCGTTGTTCACGCTTTACCGGTTGCCTCGCGTCACGCTGTATCAGGCGTCAACCGCTGCACCCCATCCTGTTGAACAACACCTGCCTGACAAATAA
- a CDS encoding OprD family porin produces MERINRATTFVAGFCGLLIAQQSYGEGFLEDSKASILARNFFSNADNRSGAADPNYTQEWGQGFMLNYQSGYTPGTVGFGVDALGQLGIRLDSGKGRHYNPQSTAFNGNIFPTDSDGRAVDEFSSLGATLKARVSKTELKYGTLVPMLPVVMSTDRMLQQTFRGGQIQSGDVKDFTFTAGQLEHVMGRGSTNQMGMSIPGANNPLTGEFVNTFYYAGVDYKPTKDLTLQYYYGNLENFYKQNFLGLKYDMQLGPGTLRTDLRHFDNRSDGANGHDPSFYTVGYYGNGVTKGEVDSRLSSAQFTYLIDGHTLAAGYQAVTGDSDAVWLNQGDGSTAYFMTESMIGKFQRAGERTWQVRYGYDFARLGVPGLNFLAMYESGSNIQTSDGDKKEWERNVTLSYVVQSGPAKNLSVALRHAQLRTEFASQRDSDEHRIIVSYPINIF; encoded by the coding sequence ATGGAGCGTATCAATCGCGCCACCACTTTCGTTGCGGGCTTTTGTGGCCTGCTGATCGCGCAACAGAGCTACGGCGAAGGCTTTCTGGAAGACAGCAAGGCCAGTATTCTGGCGCGCAACTTCTTCAGCAATGCAGACAATCGCAGCGGCGCAGCCGATCCCAACTACACCCAGGAATGGGGACAGGGCTTCATGCTCAACTACCAGTCCGGCTACACACCGGGCACCGTCGGCTTCGGCGTCGACGCGCTCGGCCAGTTGGGCATCCGCCTGGACTCGGGCAAAGGCCGCCATTACAACCCGCAAAGTACCGCGTTCAATGGCAACATTTTCCCGACTGACAGCGATGGCCGCGCAGTCGACGAGTTCAGCAGCCTGGGCGCAACACTCAAGGCACGCGTCTCCAAAACCGAGCTGAAGTACGGGACGCTGGTGCCCATGTTGCCGGTGGTGATGTCCACCGACCGTATGCTGCAACAAACCTTTCGTGGCGGGCAGATTCAGTCTGGCGACGTGAAGGACTTCACGTTCACCGCGGGTCAGCTGGAACATGTCATGGGCCGCGGTTCGACCAATCAGATGGGCATGTCGATTCCTGGCGCAAACAACCCGCTGACCGGTGAGTTCGTCAACACGTTCTATTACGCGGGCGTCGATTACAAACCGACCAAAGACCTGACCTTGCAGTATTACTACGGCAACCTGGAGAACTTCTATAAGCAGAACTTTCTGGGCCTGAAATACGACATGCAACTCGGTCCCGGCACGTTGCGCACCGACCTGCGCCACTTCGACAACCGCTCGGACGGCGCCAACGGCCACGATCCATCGTTCTACACCGTGGGCTATTACGGTAATGGTGTGACCAAAGGTGAAGTCGACAGCCGCCTGTCCAGCGCGCAGTTCACCTATCTAATCGACGGCCACACCTTGGCTGCCGGTTATCAGGCAGTGACCGGCGACAGTGACGCTGTCTGGCTGAATCAGGGTGATGGATCAACGGCCTACTTCATGACCGAATCAATGATCGGCAAATTCCAGCGCGCCGGAGAACGCACCTGGCAGGTTCGCTATGGCTATGACTTCGCCAGACTGGGCGTACCGGGTCTCAACTTCCTGGCGATGTATGAAAGCGGCTCGAATATCCAGACCTCCGACGGCGACAAGAAGGAATGGGAGCGCAACGTGACCCTGAGTTACGTGGTGCAGTCCGGCCCGGCGAAAAACCTCAGCGTTGCCCTGCGCCACGCGCAACTGCGCACCGAGTTCGCCAGCCAGCGTGATTCCGATGAGCATCGGATTATCGTGAGTTACCCGATCAATATTTTCTGA
- a CDS encoding putative quinol monooxygenase — MSAQTKQVVLIAVLKAKAGKESALKDALSALVSPTRTEPGNIEYVLFEKRDEPGTFYMRECFKDQAALDAHVATSHYQQFAAASGELFAEAPQLIFLDPVSN, encoded by the coding sequence GTGAGTGCACAGACAAAGCAAGTAGTCTTGATCGCGGTACTGAAAGCCAAAGCAGGTAAAGAATCGGCATTGAAAGACGCGTTATCGGCACTGGTGTCGCCAACCCGAACAGAGCCGGGGAATATCGAGTACGTATTATTCGAAAAGCGCGATGAGCCGGGAACGTTCTACATGCGTGAATGTTTCAAGGACCAGGCGGCTCTTGATGCGCATGTTGCTACGTCACACTATCAACAGTTTGCCGCCGCCAGCGGCGAGTTGTTTGCAGAAGCGCCGCAACTGATATTCCTCGATCCGGTATCGAACTGA
- a CDS encoding major royal jelly family protein, giving the protein MHRKTMAAALAIMSAASLTTSLAYGMTTTELPAGAPADKPIGKLEQVHAFYDAMPTGVTVSETGRIFVNFPRWGDKVPFTVGEIRNGKVVAYPDLAVNRENPKDPGDGLISVQSVVADGKGRVWLLDTAAPEFASPRPRGVKLVAVDLASHKIVKRLVFPDNVILPGTYVNDMRFDFRKGTEGTVYVTDSSVSGPGAIIVMDIASGQAVRRLSGAKATSADPDFVPVVEGVQVLGQGPDGKRKPVTVASDGIALSADGKTLYFSPLSSRHLYSVATDLLNDSQVTEPQLAAAVKDLGEKGASDGLESDADGAVYAGDYEHNAIRKLLPSGVWQTVAHDPRMLWPDTLSIGPDGYLYFIVNQLHRQAGFNAGQDKREKPYSLLRVKVGAAPAPTH; this is encoded by the coding sequence ATGCATCGAAAAACCATGGCCGCAGCACTTGCCATCATGTCGGCAGCCAGTCTCACAACCTCTTTGGCCTATGGCATGACCACTACCGAGTTGCCTGCCGGCGCGCCGGCCGACAAACCTATAGGCAAGCTTGAACAGGTCCATGCCTTCTACGACGCAATGCCTACCGGCGTAACAGTCTCCGAAACCGGGCGAATCTTCGTCAATTTCCCTCGCTGGGGTGACAAGGTGCCTTTCACGGTCGGTGAGATCCGGAACGGCAAGGTGGTGGCTTATCCGGATCTTGCGGTCAACCGGGAAAATCCGAAGGATCCTGGCGACGGGTTGATCAGCGTGCAAAGTGTGGTTGCCGACGGCAAGGGACGCGTCTGGCTTCTGGACACTGCAGCACCGGAGTTTGCCTCGCCACGTCCACGGGGCGTCAAGCTGGTTGCGGTCGACCTGGCCAGCCACAAGATCGTCAAGCGGCTGGTATTCCCGGATAACGTCATATTGCCCGGCACCTATGTCAACGACATGCGCTTCGACTTCCGCAAAGGCACGGAGGGGACGGTGTATGTCACCGACTCGTCGGTGAGCGGTCCGGGCGCGATCATTGTCATGGATATAGCCAGTGGGCAAGCGGTGCGGCGCTTGAGCGGGGCGAAGGCAACGTCCGCAGACCCTGATTTCGTGCCGGTAGTGGAGGGCGTGCAGGTGCTTGGCCAAGGGCCGGACGGGAAGCGCAAGCCTGTCACCGTCGCGTCCGATGGCATTGCGCTGTCGGCAGATGGCAAGACGCTGTATTTCTCGCCATTGTCCAGCCGTCATCTTTATTCGGTCGCGACCGACCTGTTGAACGACAGCCAGGTGACTGAGCCGCAACTGGCCGCAGCGGTCAAGGATCTGGGTGAAAAGGGCGCTTCCGATGGTCTGGAATCTGATGCAGACGGTGCCGTATACGCGGGTGACTACGAGCACAATGCAATTCGCAAGCTTCTGCCGAGCGGTGTCTGGCAGACCGTCGCGCACGATCCGCGCATGTTGTGGCCTGACACCTTGTCAATTGGCCCTGATGGCTACCTGTATTTCATCGTCAACCAGTTGCACCGCCAGGCAGGCTTCAACGCCGGGCAGGACAAACGGGAAAAACCTTACAGCCTGCTGCGTGTGAAAGTCGGCGCTGCGCCTGCACCTACGCATTGA
- a CDS encoding TetR/AcrR family transcriptional regulator: MRVTKAQAQANRAHIVETASVQFREHGYDGVGVADLMAAAGFTHGGFYKHFGSKSDLMAEAAACAIAQTVEQSKGIAPAQFIDYYLSREHRDNPGTGCTMAALGGDAARQSDDVKQTFADGIERTLAAFAPADAATDDAIRQRARAKTIDMFAHALGAVLLSRSCPDDSPLADEILDVCRARMQAQLKPAQAD; encoded by the coding sequence ATGAGAGTCACCAAGGCGCAGGCCCAAGCCAACCGGGCACACATTGTCGAGACGGCTTCTGTTCAGTTCCGTGAGCACGGCTATGACGGTGTCGGGGTGGCTGATCTGATGGCAGCGGCAGGCTTTACCCATGGTGGTTTTTACAAGCACTTCGGCTCGAAGTCTGACCTGATGGCTGAAGCGGCGGCCTGCGCCATTGCGCAGACGGTAGAGCAGTCGAAGGGTATCGCCCCTGCGCAGTTCATCGACTATTACCTGTCCAGAGAACACCGTGACAATCCCGGCACGGGCTGTACCATGGCCGCGCTCGGCGGCGACGCCGCGCGCCAGTCGGATGATGTCAAACAGACGTTTGCTGACGGCATCGAGCGGACGCTGGCTGCCTTTGCGCCCGCCGATGCGGCGACCGATGACGCAATCCGCCAGCGGGCGCGGGCGAAAACCATTGATATGTTTGCCCATGCGTTGGGCGCTGTGCTGCTGTCGCGCAGTTGCCCGGACGACTCGCCACTGGCGGACGAGATACTCGACGTCTGTCGCGCACGAATGCAGGCGCAATTGAAGCCAGCGCAGGCTGACTGA
- a CDS encoding biotin-dependent carboxyltransferase family protein — MIKVIKPGLATSVQDLGREGYYHLGIPPSGALDQYALSAANHLVGNPPGAAGLECTLIGPELEFHCDTLAAVCGAHMAARLDGVEMHHDTAFSVKAGQVLRFDFPKDGARAYLAVAGGIDVPLVLGSRSTYTLGALGGFQGRRLEADDQLPIGIPGGKGRAGASLPMALRQSLGGEVYLRVVPGLYYERLTEFAATSFFSESWTVGSEADRIGYRFKGGRALTFQPREQPFGAGSDPSNIVDSCYPIGSIQVPAGLEPIVLHRDAVSGGGYAMIGTVISADLDLIGQMQPNQKARFVAVTLEDALLARKSYKKKLACLSKLFPS; from the coding sequence ATGATCAAGGTCATCAAACCGGGCCTGGCCACGTCAGTCCAGGACCTCGGCCGCGAAGGCTATTACCACCTCGGCATTCCCCCCTCGGGCGCGCTCGACCAATACGCGCTCAGTGCTGCCAATCATCTGGTTGGCAATCCGCCAGGTGCCGCCGGGCTGGAGTGCACGTTGATCGGGCCGGAACTGGAATTTCACTGCGACACACTGGCAGCTGTCTGCGGTGCCCACATGGCCGCGCGCCTGGACGGCGTGGAAATGCACCATGACACTGCATTTTCGGTCAAGGCGGGGCAGGTATTGCGCTTTGATTTTCCCAAAGACGGTGCCCGTGCCTATCTCGCGGTGGCGGGCGGTATCGATGTGCCGCTGGTGCTGGGCAGCCGTTCGACCTACACGCTGGGCGCGCTGGGCGGTTTTCAGGGGCGCAGGCTGGAGGCTGACGACCAATTGCCGATCGGCATTCCCGGCGGCAAAGGCCGAGCAGGGGCAAGTCTGCCGATGGCGCTGCGCCAGTCGCTGGGCGGGGAAGTTTATCTGCGTGTGGTGCCGGGACTGTATTACGAACGCCTGACCGAGTTTGCCGCGACCAGCTTTTTCTCCGAGTCGTGGACAGTAGGTTCTGAAGCAGACCGTATCGGTTATCGCTTCAAGGGTGGCCGTGCATTGACCTTTCAGCCCCGCGAGCAGCCGTTTGGCGCTGGCTCTGATCCCTCGAACATTGTCGACAGTTGCTACCCGATAGGTTCGATTCAGGTACCGGCCGGGCTGGAGCCGATTGTGTTGCACCGTGATGCGGTCTCGGGCGGCGGCTACGCGATGATCGGCACGGTGATCAGCGCTGACCTGGACCTGATCGGCCAGATGCAGCCCAACCAGAAAGCGCGTTTCGTCGCAGTCACTTTGGAAGATGCCTTGCTGGCACGAAAATCCTACAAGAAGAAACTGGCCTGCCTGAGCAAACTGTTTCCGTCCTGA
- a CDS encoding 5-oxoprolinase subunit B family protein encodes MADPIRYSFGADEHLFAEVSDSMSLEAFFTGMAVTRAVERLALDGVLDVCLANASFQIRFDPDRIAPHALLEAVREAEAGAVAERTLQTRIIEIPVLYNDPWTHETLMRFRDRHQDPSATDLEYAARINNLADVDAFIAAHSGAPWFVSMVGFVAGLPFMFQMVERERQLQVPKYLRPRTDTPKLTLGHGGCFGCIYSVRGAGGYQMFGVTPAPIYDPQQKLAYLKEHMVFFRPGDIVQFKPVDREAYDRAVAEVEAGHFDLRIRPVEFSLDAFLADPVGYPKSLQEVLA; translated from the coding sequence ATGGCTGATCCGATTCGCTACAGCTTTGGTGCCGATGAGCACTTGTTTGCCGAGGTCAGTGACAGTATGTCGCTGGAAGCCTTTTTCACCGGTATGGCCGTGACCCGCGCAGTCGAGCGCCTGGCGCTGGATGGCGTACTGGACGTGTGTCTGGCAAACGCTTCGTTCCAGATCCGTTTCGACCCGGACCGCATCGCCCCTCACGCATTGCTTGAGGCGGTGCGTGAGGCGGAGGCCGGGGCGGTCGCCGAGCGAACCCTGCAAACCCGGATCATCGAGATTCCCGTGCTGTACAACGATCCGTGGACTCACGAAACCCTGATGCGTTTTCGAGATCGGCATCAGGACCCGAGTGCCACTGACCTGGAGTACGCCGCGCGGATCAACAACCTGGCCGACGTGGATGCGTTTATTGCCGCGCACAGTGGTGCCCCTTGGTTTGTCTCGATGGTGGGTTTTGTGGCCGGTCTGCCGTTCATGTTTCAGATGGTCGAGCGCGAGCGTCAGTTGCAGGTGCCCAAATACCTGCGTCCGCGTACCGATACGCCGAAATTGACGCTGGGCCATGGCGGTTGCTTTGGCTGTATCTACTCAGTGCGCGGGGCGGGCGGTTATCAGATGTTCGGCGTCACTCCGGCGCCGATTTATGACCCTCAGCAGAAGCTGGCCTACCTGAAAGAGCACATGGTGTTTTTCCGGCCGGGTGACATCGTGCAGTTCAAGCCGGTTGACCGTGAAGCTTATGATCGTGCCGTGGCGGAGGTGGAAGCAGGGCACTTCGATCTGCGGATTCGTCCGGTCGAGTTTTCTCTGGACGCCTTTCTGGCCGATCCAGTCGGTTATCCCAAATCGCTGCAGGAGGTGCTGGCATGA
- a CDS encoding 5-oxoprolinase subunit PxpA, giving the protein MQVDFNSDMGESFGAWTIGDGVDTELMAFISSANIATGFHAGDPGTMRRTIEQAKRLGVAIGAHPGFRDLVGFGRRHINAPAQELVDDMLYQLGALRELARVQGVALQHFKPHGALYMHLARDEEAARLLVENLQRLEPDLLLYCMPGSVICTIAEELGQPVVREFYADRDYDLSGSIVFTRNVRAHDPDEVAARVVRACQQGLVRTVEGQDLAIEFDSICLHSDTPGALALAEATRTALDRAGIEVRVPR; this is encoded by the coding sequence ATGCAGGTGGATTTCAACTCGGACATGGGTGAAAGTTTTGGCGCATGGACCATTGGTGACGGCGTCGATACCGAACTGATGGCGTTCATCAGTTCGGCAAATATCGCCACCGGCTTTCACGCGGGCGATCCCGGCACCATGCGGCGCACGATCGAGCAGGCCAAACGTCTGGGGGTCGCCATCGGCGCGCACCCGGGGTTCCGAGATCTGGTGGGCTTCGGGCGGCGACACATCAATGCGCCAGCGCAGGAACTGGTCGACGATATGCTTTACCAACTGGGCGCCCTGCGCGAACTGGCGCGGGTTCAGGGCGTGGCTTTGCAGCACTTCAAACCCCATGGCGCGCTGTATATGCATCTGGCTCGCGACGAAGAGGCGGCGCGGCTGCTGGTGGAAAACCTGCAACGTCTGGAGCCTGATTTGCTGCTCTACTGCATGCCCGGCTCGGTGATCTGCACCATCGCCGAGGAGCTGGGTCAGCCGGTGGTCCGCGAGTTCTATGCGGACCGTGACTATGACCTGAGCGGTTCGATTGTGTTTACCCGTAACGTGCGTGCTCACGACCCGGATGAAGTCGCGGCGCGGGTTGTACGCGCCTGTCAGCAAGGCCTGGTGCGGACCGTCGAGGGGCAGGATCTGGCCATCGAATTCGATTCCATCTGCCTGCACAGTGACACGCCGGGAGCGTTGGCGCTCGCCGAAGCCACGCGGACCGCGCTGGACCGGGCCGGGATCGAGGTGCGCGTGCCACGCTGA
- a CDS encoding LysR family transcriptional regulator, which produces MSLTLRQVRYFVATAEIGQISQAAIHLNISQSAVTTAIKELEGMLGTLLFQRSAQGMSLTDAGRHFLNRAYVILRSVDDALNSPMPDLRASGVLRLAASYTVIGYFLPHHLQRLEHWHPDVAIEVHEQERQSIEQGLLEGRFDMAVVLTANLTHPDIVSETLFNSERRLWLSSHHPLCQRASVSLADVAKEPYILLTVDEAEQSARRYWEMAGQQPSVRVRTSSVEAVRSMVANGSGVAILSDLVHRPWSLEGKRIETRTVTDKVTPMSVGLAWHRARELSPAMQAFRNYFHDAFLAPQQLSARR; this is translated from the coding sequence ATGTCCCTGACCCTGCGCCAGGTTCGCTATTTCGTCGCAACTGCCGAGATCGGGCAGATTTCGCAAGCGGCCATCCACCTGAACATCTCCCAGTCGGCCGTCACCACGGCGATCAAGGAACTGGAAGGCATGCTCGGCACACTCTTGTTTCAGCGCTCGGCGCAGGGCATGAGCCTGACCGACGCCGGCCGGCACTTTCTCAACCGCGCCTACGTGATCCTGCGTAGCGTTGACGACGCGCTGAACAGCCCCATGCCCGATCTGCGTGCCAGTGGCGTATTGCGCCTGGCTGCCAGCTACACCGTCATTGGCTACTTTCTGCCGCACCACCTGCAACGCCTCGAACACTGGCATCCAGACGTCGCCATCGAAGTGCATGAGCAGGAACGGCAATCCATCGAGCAAGGCTTGCTGGAGGGTCGATTCGACATGGCTGTGGTGCTCACCGCGAACCTCACTCACCCGGATATCGTCTCGGAAACACTGTTCAATTCCGAGCGCCGCCTATGGCTCTCCAGCCATCATCCGCTGTGCCAGCGCGCCTCGGTCAGCCTCGCCGACGTGGCAAAAGAGCCCTACATCCTGCTGACCGTCGACGAGGCCGAACAGAGTGCGAGGCGCTACTGGGAAATGGCCGGCCAGCAACCCAGCGTCCGCGTGCGCACCAGCTCGGTCGAAGCAGTGCGCAGCATGGTCGCCAATGGCAGTGGCGTGGCGATCCTCTCTGACCTGGTGCATAGACCCTGGTCACTGGAAGGCAAACGCATCGAGACAAGGACCGTCACCGACAAGGTAACGCCCATGAGCGTCGGCCTGGCCTGGCACAGAGCGCGGGAGTTAAGCCCGGCGATGCAGGCGTTCCGTAACTATTTCCACGACGCGTTTCTGGCCCCGCAACAGCTGTCGGCGCGGCGTTGA
- a CDS encoding LysR family transcriptional regulator, with amino-acid sequence MDRFDAMQAFARVVETGSFTQAAGTLHMSKTSVTQLIQQLEARLRVRLLNRTTRKVNVTADGAVYYERVVRLLADMDDAETSLSSAASLPRGRLRVDVPSPFASLLLMPALPEFHARYPDIQIDMGVSDRMVDLIGENVDCVVRGGEITDQSLMARRVGDLQLGVYAAPDYLSRMGAPTHPRELEDSSHRVVGYLWARTGKALPYAMHRNGEQVHVQGRYTLAVDDGNAYIAAGLAGMGILWLPDYMSRPHLESGKLVRLFEDWQLDSMPMYVAFPPNRHVSIKVRVFIDWITALMAEHAPVVPPGK; translated from the coding sequence ATGGACCGTTTCGACGCGATGCAAGCGTTTGCCCGGGTGGTGGAAACCGGCAGCTTCACCCAGGCGGCCGGTACGCTGCACATGAGTAAAACCAGCGTGACACAGCTGATTCAGCAACTCGAAGCGCGCCTGCGCGTCAGGTTGCTGAACCGCACCACGCGCAAGGTCAACGTGACCGCCGATGGCGCCGTCTATTACGAGCGGGTGGTCAGGCTGCTGGCAGACATGGACGATGCCGAGACCAGCCTGTCCAGCGCCGCATCTCTGCCCAGAGGTCGCTTACGGGTGGACGTGCCCAGCCCGTTTGCCAGCCTGCTGCTGATGCCCGCATTGCCTGAGTTCCATGCCCGCTACCCGGATATCCAGATCGACATGGGCGTCAGCGACCGGATGGTCGACCTGATCGGCGAAAATGTCGACTGCGTGGTTCGCGGTGGTGAAATCACCGATCAATCCTTGATGGCGCGGCGCGTGGGCGACTTGCAACTGGGGGTATACGCCGCCCCGGACTACCTGTCGCGAATGGGCGCGCCGACCCATCCACGCGAGCTGGAGGACTCTTCTCATCGCGTCGTCGGCTATCTATGGGCGCGCACCGGCAAGGCGCTGCCTTATGCCATGCATCGCAACGGCGAGCAGGTCCATGTTCAGGGGCGCTATACGCTGGCTGTGGATGACGGCAATGCCTACATCGCTGCCGGACTCGCCGGAATGGGCATCCTCTGGCTACCGGACTACATGTCCCGGCCGCATCTGGAGAGCGGAAAACTGGTCCGTCTGTTCGAAGACTGGCAGCTGGACAGCATGCCGATGTACGTGGCCTTTCCGCCGAACCGGCATGTCAGCATCAAGGTGCGCGTGTTCATTGACTGGATCACGGCACTGATGGCGGAGCACGCACCGGTCGTTCCGCCAGGCAAATAA